The DNA region AGAAGGTCGCAGAGCTTCCCGCGCTCATGGCGAAGCTGAGTGAGATCGAAGATGAATTGACCAGAGCCAAGCAGATCCTTCCCGACCGCATCGAGATGGACAATATCCTGGCCTCGCTCGGCAAGCTTGAAAAGGAACTGGACGTGAAAATCGCCAAGTTCACGCCGGCGGCGGAATATCAGCCGAATCCGGGTCTGGAGTATAAGGAAATGCCTGTCGACCTTGTCCTGCAGGCTCCCTTTCCCCAAACCATGCGCTTTTTGGATCGCCTCGTCCACATGCCGAACCTGACCCATGTGCGGAATATTCAATTCGGCAACAGCATTCAGGACGCGAGTAAAAAAGGCAGCGATGCTCCGGTTCTGGAAACAAGCGCCCGTCTGATTCTGTTCAAGGGGATGTAATGATGCGTTGGTTGCGCCCAGTTCTTTTACTCCTGCTGCTTCCGTCGGCAAGCGGATTCGCGGCCGATCCCGTGGAGGCCAGAAAACTGGCTCAGGGCGCTGCGCCAGCCAATGGCAAAGCGGGCAAAAAGAAAAAGCAGGCCGAACGTCTGGACTTGAATCAGATCGATCTGGAGCAGGTGGAAGAGGAGTGGGACAGTACGCCCACCAAATCCACCGTGGACATGGGCAATTCCGTCAAGATCCGCGAGATCGTCGAGCCCTCGGGTGAATACACCTATGCCTCCTTCGGAAGGCCCGATCCTTTCATGGCGCCAGCGGCCCTTATGGATCCCGGTGCCAATGCGGGCGCGACACCTGCCTTCACTCCCGAGGGCAGCGAAATCAAAATCGTCAGTCCCCTTCAGCGCTATCCGCTGAGCGATTTGAATGTCAAGGGCGTGTGGCAGCTTTCGAGCGGAGAAACACGGGCTGTGATCCTGACACCGAAGGGTGAAGGCGTGGTCGTGAAAGAGGGCGATCCGATTTCGTCGGGCAAGGTCTTGAGCATCAAACGCGAGCAGCTGACCGTGCGCCTCTATCGTTTGCGAGCGGATGGCGTTCGTGAATATGAAGATGTCGGTATGAAAATCGGTGGAGCGCCGGATGCGAATCAAGGCGTCATTAAACTGGATCCCGGCAAGGACCCGGTTTTTGTGAATCCCGAAGCGAACAGTAAACCCGCGCCCTTAAGCAAGGCGCTGGAAAATCCCGTAATGCCCGCATCGCCGGTCGCGATACCGGCCGGGGCGGGGGCAGGCATGGTGGTTCCTGGAATCGTGGTTCCAGCAGGTGCTGCCGCGGCCATCGGTGGTGCGGTCCCAGCGCAGCCAGCGCCACCCGTTGAAAAAGGACTCGACCCAGTCGTTCCACGCGCTCCGAAATAAGCGCGTGCGAACAGGAGGATTATGGATGAAATCTATGCGGACAGGTTCTCACAATCTCGCTTTGATCAGCTGCGTTTGGCTGCTCAGCTGCACATCAGCGCAGAATCCGGTCAGTCGCGAAAGTCGCGCGGCTGAACTGGAGGTCAGCGAAGAGGATGCGAATGCCGCCATCAACGAGGCCACAGCGGATGACTCGGCTCCGATCGAGGCTGGGGACGAGGCCTCCTTCCTGAATGCGGAAGAGGCGAAGGAAAACTTCATCAACGAATCGGCAGAGGTTCGTGATGATATGTTCGGCAACGAGAGTGATGAAGCGGCCATGGCCAACGCGGTGGATCCCGATTTTCCCGTGGATCCCACGGCCGCATCACCGATGGGCGAGAACCTGGCTCAGGAAAGCATGACCCAGGATCCCACGGCCATGATCAATTCCAATCCCACGGCTCCCGATGCGATGCAGGCCGATGACGGCGATCCCGTCGCGGCGGCAGCGGCTGCGGAATCAGCTGCGATGAGCACCGCAGCCGGTGATATAGATCCGATCGGTGAAGGCTCGGATCAGATTCCTCCGGCCCTGATGGAAGATTCCAGTGTAGCGACAGCCCCAACGGCTCCGCCTCCTTCCGTTCCCGCTGCTCCTGCCGCGGCACCGGCTCCCACGCAGCCAGCGCCGGTCGAGGAAGTGGAACCCGTGTCGAGCGTTCTGAGCTGGGTCGGATACCGTATCGCGGAAAAAGACCGGCAACTTAAAGTTGAACTCTTCAGTCAGGGCAATCCCGATTTTGAAATCTTCGAAGAAACGAACCGCGCGCAGCAGCTTGAGCTCGTGATCCGCTACTATCAAACGCGTCTGCGCCGGAAGATTCATTGGGATATCAATTCGAGTGAATTCCGTTCACCCGTGGCTTACATCCGCATGCGTGAATTCAAGGACAAAGGTGTCGTCGATGTGGTCCTGACTCATCGCGATGCGGTGCTTCCGGAATTTTATGCGCGTGATGGCCGCATGCTTCTGGTTTATAAAATACCCGAGACCTATTTCAATAGCACCCAGGCCAACCGCCGCATGATCAAAGATCGTGCGATCAGTCTGGTCACAGGGATTGAGGCGCCTTTGCGTCAAGCGTCCAAGCCATCATCGACCAATGGCCCCGAGCAGCTCGGACATCGCCGGACGATCTTCCGTGACGAACCGACCGCTTTGCGTCCTATCAAAGACGTCATCCGTTCCTTCCGTGAAGAGGAAGCGGATGAAAAGGGCTTGCCCGACGACTTCAACCGCCGTCCTGCTCCCAAGCAGCAGCGTGCGGTGTATCAGATCGAAACCTTCTCATTGAGTTCCGTGGGTCAGGATGATTTGAATGAGTCCGTCGAAGAAGAGGAGGACGACTCATCGAGCGCCTTTGATGCGCTCAAGCGTCGAAAGGCCAATGAAGCTGCGGGTGAAGCATCGTCCAACGCCGTTCAGAATGTTCCGACGGAAACAGTGGAATCCAATCCTGTCCCTGCTCCTGCCGCGGAAGCTCCGGCCGCCAATGCGCTGCCTGTGGTGAACGAGGCGGTTCCTGCGGAATCGTTTCCTATGGAAGAGGAAGGTCCATTGCCGGCTGCCGAGACGCCCGATCCTGCCGCCGATATTTCCATTACGGATGAAGCGGTCGCCGAGCCCACGCCGCCGCCTGCGCCGCCTCCTCCTCCAG from Oligoflexus sp. includes:
- a CDS encoding type 4a pilus biogenesis protein PilO — protein: MELEELIDKYRNSKPQIRFGLAGLLALLPALNTWLNQGEALEARRAQVETEVVDERQKFEAAKQKVAELPALMAKLSEIEDELTRAKQILPDRIEMDNILASLGKLEKELDVKIAKFTPAAEYQPNPGLEYKEMPVDLVLQAPFPQTMRFLDRLVHMPNLTHVRNIQFGNSIQDASKKGSDAPVLETSARLILFKGM
- a CDS encoding pilus assembly protein PilP, translating into MMRWLRPVLLLLLLPSASGFAADPVEARKLAQGAAPANGKAGKKKKQAERLDLNQIDLEQVEEEWDSTPTKSTVDMGNSVKIREIVEPSGEYTYASFGRPDPFMAPAALMDPGANAGATPAFTPEGSEIKIVSPLQRYPLSDLNVKGVWQLSSGETRAVILTPKGEGVVVKEGDPISSGKVLSIKREQLTVRLYRLRADGVREYEDVGMKIGGAPDANQGVIKLDPGKDPVFVNPEANSKPAPLSKALENPVMPASPVAIPAGAGAGMVVPGIVVPAGAAAAIGGAVPAQPAPPVEKGLDPVVPRAPK
- a CDS encoding secretin N-terminal domain-containing protein, which gives rise to MKSMRTGSHNLALISCVWLLSCTSAQNPVSRESRAAELEVSEEDANAAINEATADDSAPIEAGDEASFLNAEEAKENFINESAEVRDDMFGNESDEAAMANAVDPDFPVDPTAASPMGENLAQESMTQDPTAMINSNPTAPDAMQADDGDPVAAAAAAESAAMSTAAGDIDPIGEGSDQIPPALMEDSSVATAPTAPPPSVPAAPAAAPAPTQPAPVEEVEPVSSVLSWVGYRIAEKDRQLKVELFSQGNPDFEIFEETNRAQQLELVIRYYQTRLRRKIHWDINSSEFRSPVAYIRMREFKDKGVVDVVLTHRDAVLPEFYARDGRMLLVYKIPETYFNSTQANRRMIKDRAISLVTGIEAPLRQASKPSSTNGPEQLGHRRTIFRDEPTALRPIKDVIRSFREEEADEKGLPDDFNRRPAPKQQRAVYQIETFSLSSVGQDDLNESVEEEEDDSSSAFDALKRRKANEAAGEASSNAVQNVPTETVESNPVPAPAAEAPAANALPVVNEAVPAESFPMEEEGPLPAAETPDPAADISITDEAVAEPTPPPAPPPPPEPVAQPTQAGSVMSNPIEMTGQANPNGGQAYTGKPVFMEFYDAPLSLVLKSFSEETGNNFVYSSAIGSTPVTVHFKGVPWDEALKGILETYSLGMVRIGESVVRIDQVTRLTQYMQDLEQAKLFEMRRIPTKVLVFRVNNAVAKDVTQRLQALLARDIEVDQRTKIQADDRTNSIVMEASLQVLNKAKAIIERLDLETPQVEIASRIVEVQKTMNNFFGVAWGNSFNFDPGRALGFGSLNFPNSVGSSFAVDPGVAAANTAGVGRFRFGSLNKFVDLDLLLKMEEKKGTTNVLQSNRVLVLDGQKASILAGNSRFFRPAAGAATIPGQVPAGGGAGGGEAVGLAEVKFNLQLDVKPQITALGSVIMDLLIKSDTPGDSTGEALATKNTRELTTQMVRDSGDTGVIGGIYDTSRTTSVSGVPLLSDIPILGALFRSTQTVENQTELLIMVTPTIVSGRNTEDRMETSATKGNRAREAM